ATGTATAACCTGGTCACAATCATTTTCTCTTACAGTATCTGACCAAGCAGGTGGAGCTTCTACGGCAGATGAATGAACAGCATGCAAAGGTTTATGAGCAATTAGATGTCACAGCAAGGGAACTGgaagaaacaaatcaaaagcTAGTTGCTGACAGCAAGGCCTCACAGCAAAAGATTGCGAGGTAAATTTTCTAGACTCCATTGAGGAAGCCCTAGAGGGAAGTTACTTAGTGTAAACTAGAATAGAATGTGGCTTTAGTGGATTTGGGTCAATATGGGGTACAGTTTAATTCTTTATGGAGAATAGAGATTAAATTAGAAGTCCTTTCCAATTAAGAGTGCCCAGTTTGAGTGGCTGGCAACTAATCTCTCCTCACCTGCTGATGCCCTTAATTTAATATGACAAGCAGCAAACGGCTTGCTTCTGTTCCTCACAGTCTGACTGAAACAATCGAATGTCTACAAACCAACATTGATCACCTTCAGAGCCAGGTGGAGGAGTTGAAGTCATCTGGCCAaaggaggaggagccagggaaAATGTGACCAGGAGAAACCGGCGCCCAGCTTCTCATGTCTGAAGGAACTGTACGATCTCCGCCAGTAAGAGCCTGCTGTTCTGTGGTATTAATGAGTGGGGAAGCGTCTCCTGTCAGCGACACATCCCTGATTCAAGTAGATTAAAAGTACCCTTTTATGAATTGCTACTTGGTGATTAGACTACCAGTGGTTTGAGCAAAACCACTTAACTTAAATATACAACTGATCGAGTTCTTGGGCATTAGTAATTctgcaaaaatttatttttagaaatcttgAGAGTATTCATTTCAGTGCTTTGCATGTGTTAAGTCTTCGTTTAAATTAAGTTGTACTTCTGATAGACTACAGGTTGGGGGTTGTATTTCGCATTAGAGTGGAAAAAATCgaaatttcaaaaaaaacttttttgccTCAGAAATGCCTttatagggattcctgggtggctcagcagttgaacatctgcctttggctcagggtgtgatcccagggtctaggatcgagtcccgcatcagactccttgcaggaagcctgcttctacctctgcctgtttctgcctctctctctgtgtgtgtctcatgaataaataaaatattttaagaaaaagaaaaagaaatgcctttaTAATTTAGAGTTAAGGGACTGAATATTTAAGAACTACttcttgaggggatccctgggtggcgcagcagtttggtgcctgcctttggcccagggcgcgatcctggggacccaggatcgagtcccacgtcgggctcccggtgcatggagcctgcttctccctctgcctgtgtctctgcctctctctctctctctctctctctctctctctctctctctgactatcataaataaataaataattaaaaaaaaaaaaaaaaagaacttcttctTGAGCACATATGTGGCAGGTGCTATGCCAGACATGAGGAGTGGTGAGCAAAATAGACCCAGTTCCTGCCCTCCCACTTCAGTCTCGGGGAGAGGCAGGTACAAATCATCACACAAACATGGTTACAAGTTACCTAGGACTTTGCACAGGAGAGCTAGGCTTCTGCATTTGGTGGCTCTCAGCCTTGACTCTTGATCAAGTCACTTTGGAATTTTTCAAACAGCAATACCAGTGAGTCCCTAAGGCCTAAATCGGGATCTCTGGGTACTGGGAAAAACctgcccaggtgattctgatatgcAGCCAGGCTTGAGAACCCCTGGGCCATTCTAATTTCCTTCACAGGAGTCAGTCATATCACTGGACTTAGAAAATGGGTGTCCtgttaatggttaaaaaaatagtcacaaaaattatgttttcttacatgtgcttatttgctagccttacagaatttcattttaacCACTGCTCTAGTGTAGAATAGGCAAAAAATTAATCACTGTCACattcctcaaaaatattaaattgaaaaaacaatattttcattcCCAATTGACctatgtaatgtgtgtgtgtgtgtgtgtgtgtgtgtgtgtgtgtgtgtgtgtgtatttttttctttttggtaatatgttctttcaacatttttgtcCTAGACACTTTGTGTATGATCATGTGTTTGCTGAGAAGATCACTTCCTTGCAAAGTCAGCAAAGCcctgatgaagaagaaaatgagcattTGAAGAAAACAGTGACGATGTTACAGGCCCAGCTGAGCCTGGAGCGGCAAAAGCGGGTGACCATGGAGGAGGAATATGGGCTTGTGCTCAAGGAGAACAGTGAGCTGGAACAGCAGCTGGGAGCCACTGATGCCTACCGAGCGCGGGCGCTGGAATTGGAGGCTGAGGTGGCAGAGATGCGGCAGATGCTGCAGTCAGAGCATCCTTTTGTGAATGGGGTTGAGAAGCTGGTGCCAGACTCTCTGTTCATCCCTTTCAAAGAACACAGCCAGAGCCTGCTGGAGGAGATGTTCCTGCCTGTGTCGGAAGCACACAGAAAGCCTCTCAAGCGCAGCAGCAGTGAGACAGTGCTAAGCAGCTTGGCAGGGGGGGACATCGTGAGGGGCCACGAGGAGACCTGCATTCGGAGGGCCAAGGCTGTGAAGCAGAGAGGCATCTCCCTTCTGCACGAAGTGGACACTCAGTATAGCGCCCTGAAGGTAAAGTATGAGGAGCTGCTGAGGAAGTGCCAGCAGGAAGAGGACTCCCTGTCCCACAAGGCTGTGCAGACCTCCAGGGCACTGGCCAAAGAGACCCAGCCTGAGCCCGACACCAGCAGCTGGGAGCCAGCCTCTGCTACCCCAGAGCCTGTCagttcccccaccaccaccacacctcCAGAATATAAAGCGCTTTTTAAGGAGATCTTTAGTTGCATCAAGAAAACTAAGCAAGAAATAGATGAACAGAGAACAAAATACCGATCTCTTTCCTCTCATTCCTAATTCAACCTCCAGCTCTACTACTAATTTGCCtatttcttttcacctctctctCCAACTCCGACAAGTGTGTGTAAACCCCGCAGCCTAATAATATTACTCATGATGTTTGCCTCGTAGCTTTGCTTATTTAGCAGCTGCGAACAGCAGCAGGGAAAGAAGGTGGCTGCTGGTGTCTGTTCTGTAATCCAGATCTGTTTAAACTCCTCAGGAAATCCCATGACAACTGGCCTCTGGCTGGCACGCTGATTAGGTTGTGATTCCTTGAAAAGCCCCAGAACCAGTGGAGGGATAGATCCATGCTCCTAGGGAAGTAGGCCTGGAGTTACTATAGTGTATAGTATATAGAGGTTGTATAGTGTAGAGGAGCAAAAGGGCAGAGTTGAAACAAAATTAAAGCAACTtttgctcctcctcctcaaaACCATAGAAGTCAGATGGCTGCCAAACTGAAGTAGCTTTCACAAACACTGTTGGATACTGTGAATTCATTAAGAAAGAATGTCCAGGAGAAAGCAGGGGTCTAATCCAGAATAAATGGCATTGACAAATACTCCAGGCCTTGTGTTTTGTTCCATCCACTAGTAGTTGAGCTGTGACTGACAAGTCATAATGTGTCTAAATCCAACCAATGCCGAACTGAAAAGGCAAGCTCCGGTTTGACCACAGTTAGCTTGTTAGCAGAGGTCCTAGAgggccttccccacccccaaccccccacctccaGATGGTTTTCCTCAAAGCTGTAGTGGTTAGCAGAGGCAGATGTGTAAATCTTTCATTCCTAAAGTCAAAATAAAGCAGCAAGATCCAAGCCCTCACTCCTACCATGTTGTCCGAGCTGGCTCAGCTGACAGCCACAAGCTACCCTTGTTCAGTTCCTGTCGTTCCTGGAAATGTTTGTGACTTGTGCAGAATTTGTGTCTGCTACCTTAATTACTAAACAGTATTATTCTGTGGGAATCTACTCTTCCTCTCACTTgcatacttttaatttaaaactatttaagaGAATTGAAATTCCagttattgtatatatttttctaaaaaccaaataaaactacctatgaaaatgaacaaatggatcaCTTATTTTAAGCTGAAACCATCTTACTGTTATAAccaactttccattttttttattccaacaaATAACTCAGATTTGACCATGATTTTTTGgagttattttttcccccattctttgGGATCATGTTAATGTGTTCAGTAGAATAACTATATGATtgaaaaatatgttcttaaaggttttgtttatttgagagaaggagcatgagtggtggggagagggaggggaagaacagggagaggaagaagcagactccccacagagcagggagcccaacacggggctcagcCCCAGTACCATGGCCTGAGCAGTAGGCATACGCtcaactgagccatacaggtgcccctatatcaccccatatttttaaacaaaagagtaTACATTAAGCCTTCTTCACTATATCTTTCATTTTCACTGAATCATGATCTTTGAAACACTTATCTGaccatctacattttttttttaatttttatttatttatgatagtcacagagagagagagaggcagagacataggcagagggagaagcaggctccatgcaccgggagcctgatgtgggattcgatcccaggtctccaggatcgcgccctgggccaaaggcgccaaaccgctgcgccacccaggaatccccattttttttttttttaagatttatttgagacagagaaggaacaggagggccagagggagagggaaaagtagactcctgctgagcagggagcccaacatggggctggattctgggcctccaggatcatgacctgagctgaatgcagatgcttaacccactgagctacctaggtgccccagaccatctgcattctttttttttttttttttttttttttttaagattttatttattcatgagagatgcagagaagcaagctccatgcagggagcccaatgcaggactcaatccctggtctccaggatcacaacccgggccgaaggcggcgctaaaccactgagccccccgggctgccctgcattcTTTATGACAGTACTAAAGTATTACACCTAAGGATATAAACTCCATATGTATATTTGCCAATGGGTACAGTTGAGGAAAGAAGGTGGCTGCTGCTGTCAGTTCTATAATCCAGTTCCATTTAAGCTCCAAAGGAAATCCCATGACAAACTGGCCTCTGTCTGGTGTGCtgatgtgtgtttgtatgtaaatacatatattgtatatatagcCATATATAAGAATCCATTTAAGTAGTCCCTGTATCTTTGGACAGTTATGaatctagaaaataaatcattagaaGTGAAGTAAAAAAGAGCATTTTGCCATCATagtctttcagaagttttctgatcccccccagctcccaggcctTGCCAATACAGGAGGATGCCTAGTTGCTCACACCTGTGCCAGTAAACCTTTTGACCCTTGCCAAACTTATGGAAGAAAAGTGGAGTTTACTTGTAGTTTAGAATTCGTTTATTAAGGTTGAATATTTTATAGTCTGTTAAACCATTCGTATtgtattttgcctatttttcttatttaagagcTCAAGCATTGAGGAAATTCATTTTGTAACTAGAAGTTACAAATACTCTATCTTAATTTTACCTTGTTACTGGCATTTTGTGAAGCAAAATTTGTTTGTGGTTATATTAGTTTTTCAATACTTTTTTGTGCTGGACAGGTGTTTGATCCAcctaaagttcatttattttcttttattgtaaaaatacacatGACaattatcatcttaaccattttttaagtataaagtGTTATTAAGTAAATTCACATTCTTGTGCAACTATCTCAGCCATTCATCCCCATGACTCTCTTCATTTGTAACCATGAAACTTGGCCCCTTTAACTCCCCATTCTCCCTTCCCCCCAGTTTGTGGCAACTACCTTTAaacttttctgtctttatgattttgactaaGTACCTCACAGAAGTGGAatctgtctttttgtgattggcttatttcactgagcataattacctcaaatttcatccatgttgtagcatattgggtttcctttttaaggctgaatattattccatgtGTATATGCCACTTTTTGTTTATCCacccatcagtggacatttgggttgtttacatGTTTTACCTATTGTGACTAACACTGCTATGAATGTGTGTACAAATATGcctttgagatcctgctttcagttctttgaatatatacccagaagaggaattactagatcatatggtaattctgtttttatgttttgaggaaacttcatcatacggttttccacagtggctgtaccgtTTTACATTCCTACCACAGTACACATtggttctagtttctccacatccttgccaaaatgtactttgtgattttttgatagtagccactCTAAAGGAAGTGGTGTCTTaacagttttgatttgcacttctctgATCAGTGACACAACTTTCGATGtgcttggccatttgtatatcttttttggataaatgttcaaatcctttgccaatgtttgaatttgttttttctcttgagttacatatatattcattctgGGTATTAATCCATTATCagataatttacaaaaattttacatttaaatgttcTAGGGGtttgcctttttacttttttttttttttttgatgattttttatgtatttgacacggagagggagggaaagagcaagcacaggcagggggagtggcagagggagagaagtttccccactgagcaggaagcccaatgcaggactcgatcccaagaccctgggaccatgacctgaactgaaggcagatgcctaactgactgaaccacccaggtgcctcgcctttttactctgttgagaGTGTCTTTTGATACATAAGGCTTTTAAATTGtcatgaagtccagtttatctgttttttcttttgttacctgtgcctttggtgtcatgCCAAGAGATCACTGCTGAACCCAGTATTATGAAGCAAAATAGTGTTGCtgaagggtccaacttcattctttagCATGTACATAccgttttcctagcaccatttgctCCATTAATGGTCTTGGAACCcttataaaaaatcatttgacaaaaaaaaaaaaaaatcatttgaccatatatgtga
The genomic region above belongs to Vulpes lagopus strain Blue_001 chromosome 3, ASM1834538v1, whole genome shotgun sequence and contains:
- the CDR2 gene encoding cerebellar degeneration-related protein 2, with the protein product MLAENLVEEFEMKEDEPWYDHQDLQQDLQLAAELGKTLLDRNTELEDSLQQMYTTNQEQLQEIEYLTKQVELLRQMNEQHAKVYEQLDVTARELEETNQKLVADSKASQQKIASLTETIECLQTNIDHLQSQVEELKSSGQRRRSQGKCDQEKPAPSFSCLKELYDLRQHFVYDHVFAEKITSLQSQQSPDEEENEHLKKTVTMLQAQLSLERQKRVTMEEEYGLVLKENSELEQQLGATDAYRARALELEAEVAEMRQMLQSEHPFVNGVEKLVPDSLFIPFKEHSQSLLEEMFLPVSEAHRKPLKRSSSETVLSSLAGGDIVRGHEETCIRRAKAVKQRGISLLHEVDTQYSALKVKYEELLRKCQQEEDSLSHKAVQTSRALAKETQPEPDTSSWEPASATPEPVSSPTTTTPPEYKALFKEIFSCIKKTKQEIDEQRTKYRSLSSHS